Genomic window (Polycladomyces subterraneus):
TGGTTTAGTTCCCCAAGAAGTAAACGGACGACCTGAGATCGAAATCGGATATTTATTCGTAAGGGACTATTGGGGGCAAGGATTTGCTACTGAAGCGGCGATAGGATGTCGCGACTGGGGCTTCAAACATTTAGATTCACCACGATTTATCTCACTCATTGATCCTTCCAATACACCTTCAGTACGAGTTGCTCAAAGACTGGGAATGAAGCTATCCGAAAGCATAATCAAATGGAATAAATCCATTGATGTATATGCCATATCCCGTGATACGTGGCAACAAAATCGTTGAGATTCTTTTACCATATACTTCGCCCTTGGTAACAGCCCTATTCGGTTAGACTACGGGCCTCAGTTTGTCAATTTGCTGTTTGGGTCGACCGCAAGGAATTGTCATCTTACATAGTACAGTCGCTAGTTGTCAGTTACAATGCCCAGGTATTATATTGACATACTCCCCAATACATCGTTTCTACCATCCATCATAGCCTCATCATTGGAAATCTGTTTGAAATGACTTGAACGATACATCGTAGGGCTCATACCTGTTTTTTTATGAAACATGGTAGAAAAATGTCCTATATTTGTAAACCCGACCGATACCGCAATTTCAGTTACACTCCTGTTCGATTCTGAAAGCCACCGTTTGGCCTCTTCAAGGCGCTTTGCAAGCAAGTAATCTACCGGTGTCATGTTCATAATACGTTTGAAAACGTGATGTAAGTGGTATGGGCTTACATGGACTCCTTTTGCAATTGTCTCTAGTGTGAGCGCCAC
Coding sequences:
- a CDS encoding GNAT family N-acetyltransferase codes for the protein MNILETERLRLRKMTMDDAKNLLKIFSDPIAMAFYPSTKTFDETIKWIKWTQSNYEKFGFGLWIVERKNDGIFVGQCGLVPQEVNGRPEIEIGYLFVRDYWGQGFATEAAIGCRDWGFKHLDSPRFISLIDPSNTPSVRVAQRLGMKLSESIIKWNKSIDVYAISRDTWQQNR
- a CDS encoding bifunctional transcriptional activator/DNA repair enzyme AdaA; protein product: MHDEQWKAIVNCDPSYDGEFYYGVSTTGIFCRPSCKSKTPKRENVRIFPSIDEAVKAKFRPCKRCRPDQERRPDEDLAHQTARSIEQHYTVALTLETIAKGVHVSPYHLHHVFKRIMNMTPVDYLLAKRLEEAKRWLSESNRSVTEIAVSVGFTNIGHFSTMFHKKTGMSPTMYRSSHFKQISNDEAMMDGRNDVLGSMSI